The following proteins come from a genomic window of Myroides odoratus DSM 2801:
- a CDS encoding NAD(P)-dependent alcohol dehydrogenase, whose amino-acid sequence METKNVKAYGTEAPDAALKQMEINRRAVTEKDVAIDILYCGVCHSDLHTARNEWGGTQYPNVPGHEIVGRVTQVGTGVTKFKVGDLVGVGCMVDSCRTCESCKEGLEQYCENGNIGTYNSPDVHLNQQTFGGYSEAVVVDEDFVLRVPENLDLAAAAPLLCAGITTFSPLRHANVGPGQRVGIVGIGGLGHMAVKIAKAMGAEVVVITTSLSKVEDAKRLGADDVILSTDKEQMKANAHTLHFILDCVSAQHDINAYINLLKRDGRLTLVGAPEHPLPVSAFSLILNRISFSGSLIGGIAQTQEMLDFCGKHNITSDIEMIQMQDINQAYERLLKGDVKYRFVIDMASLKNK is encoded by the coding sequence ATGGAAACAAAAAATGTAAAAGCATACGGAACGGAAGCTCCAGATGCGGCTTTAAAACAGATGGAGATTAATCGTAGAGCTGTGACAGAAAAAGACGTGGCAATCGATATTTTATACTGTGGTGTATGCCATTCTGATTTGCATACCGCTCGCAATGAGTGGGGCGGAACCCAATACCCGAATGTACCTGGGCATGAAATCGTTGGACGTGTAACCCAAGTAGGAACAGGGGTAACTAAGTTTAAAGTAGGAGATTTAGTGGGTGTAGGTTGTATGGTTGATAGCTGCCGTACATGTGAGAGCTGTAAAGAGGGATTGGAACAATATTGTGAAAATGGAAACATTGGAACCTATAACAGTCCTGATGTTCACTTGAACCAACAAACTTTTGGAGGCTATTCTGAAGCTGTAGTGGTGGATGAGGACTTTGTATTACGCGTGCCTGAAAATTTAGATTTAGCCGCAGCAGCTCCTTTACTTTGCGCTGGAATTACTACTTTTTCACCGTTGCGTCATGCTAATGTAGGGCCAGGGCAACGTGTAGGAATTGTTGGTATTGGTGGTTTAGGTCATATGGCGGTAAAAATTGCCAAAGCAATGGGCGCTGAAGTGGTTGTTATTACAACGTCTCTTTCTAAAGTAGAGGACGCAAAACGCCTTGGTGCGGATGATGTTATTTTATCTACGGATAAAGAGCAAATGAAAGCCAATGCTCATACGTTGCACTTTATTTTGGATTGTGTTTCGGCTCAGCACGACATCAATGCGTATATTAATTTATTAAAACGCGATGGAAGATTGACGTTGGTAGGTGCACCAGAGCATCCACTTCCAGTATCTGCATTCAGCTTGATTCTCAATCGCATTAGTTTCTCGGGATCTTTGATTGGGGGGATTGCACAAACGCAAGAGATGCTAGATTTTTGTGGTAAACACAACATCACTTCAGATATCGAAATGATTCAGATGCAAGACATCAACCAAGCGTACGAACGCCTGCTAAAAGGAGATGTGAAATATCGATTTGTAATTGATATGGCTTCTTTAAAAAATAAGTAA
- a CDS encoding ArsR/SmtB family transcription factor, producing the protein MTELFKALSNEHRVQILKWLKSPHDFFELEDIEPEVHEFGVCMSVIQKKVGLSQSTTSAYLTSLVTIGLLVSVRNGQWTYYKRNEEKIAELAHYIQHTL; encoded by the coding sequence ATGACCGAACTCTTTAAAGCTTTATCGAATGAACATCGCGTTCAAATACTGAAGTGGCTTAAATCGCCTCATGATTTTTTTGAATTGGAAGACATCGAACCTGAAGTTCATGAATTTGGGGTGTGTATGAGTGTCATTCAAAAAAAGGTAGGACTGTCTCAATCTACAACATCAGCCTACTTGACTTCCCTTGTTACTATTGGATTGCTGGTATCTGTCCGCAATGGTCAATGGACGTATTACAAACGCAATGAAGAGAAGATAGCCGAATTGGCGCATTATATTCAACATACATTGTAA
- a CDS encoding LLM class oxidoreductase, translating into MNTSFTTHSVFNRVFRPGKLTLGIFLPLRVYESYTEPLHQHLKYIQQIDRSGFDALWVRDIPVYDPNFRDVGQVYDPLTYLAYLAGQTEQVALGTASIVLPLQHPIALAKATASIDQLANGRLLLGVGSGDRYAEFPAFGKSFERRGELFREVFQDLQTLHRIDTPKMNSSLTQMQDLNVVPKPIHQGVPMLVTGASQQSLDWIATHADGWITYPGPTTTKEDTLGLKQKIAAFRNLIPQGEFKPHMTNEWIELDEDPHFPRTPLRGGFVLKTGRYGLLELLHQWEEIGVNHAALGIQFGKRDIGETLAELAQEVLPYFKGEHV; encoded by the coding sequence ATGAATACGTCTTTTACTACACATTCGGTTTTTAATCGCGTGTTTCGCCCAGGGAAACTGACCTTGGGTATTTTCTTACCGCTACGGGTTTATGAATCTTATACGGAGCCCTTACATCAACACTTAAAGTACATCCAACAAATTGACCGCAGTGGGTTTGACGCGCTGTGGGTGAGGGATATTCCCGTCTATGATCCGAATTTCAGGGATGTAGGGCAGGTGTATGATCCTTTGACGTATTTGGCGTATCTCGCAGGACAAACGGAACAGGTGGCTTTAGGAACAGCGAGTATTGTTTTGCCTTTACAGCATCCTATTGCCTTGGCCAAAGCAACCGCTTCGATTGATCAATTGGCTAATGGCCGATTGCTTTTGGGGGTAGGGTCTGGCGATCGTTATGCTGAGTTTCCAGCTTTTGGGAAGTCTTTTGAGCGCAGAGGTGAATTGTTTCGCGAGGTTTTCCAGGATCTACAGACCTTGCATCGCATTGATACACCTAAAATGAATTCGAGCTTAACGCAAATGCAGGATTTAAATGTGGTGCCTAAACCCATACACCAAGGGGTTCCGATGTTAGTTACAGGGGCGAGTCAACAATCTTTAGATTGGATTGCCACACACGCTGATGGTTGGATCACATACCCTGGACCTACAACAACAAAGGAGGATACGTTGGGATTAAAACAAAAAATAGCGGCATTTAGAAATCTAATCCCTCAGGGGGAATTTAAACCGCATATGACCAATGAATGGATTGAATTGGATGAAGATCCGCATTTTCCACGAACGCCACTAAGGGGAGGATTTGTCCTGAAAACAGGGCGTTATGGTTTACTGGAATTACTTCATCAGTGGGAGGAAATTGGGGTGAATCACGCTGCTCTAGGGATACAGTTTGGCAAGCGAGATATCGGTGAAACACTGGCGGAATTGGCTCAAGAGGTATTGCCTTATTTTAAAGGGGAGCATGTTTAG
- a CDS encoding GNAT family N-acetyltransferase — translation MEPIQLIPYTSNDFAIFYSLVKEDRVMQYVSGQGLTEEQAQEKFASILEVNAQSPMLGYFKIYDATGAYLGDGKMEWNKRNRTQLEIGYILKESYWGKGYGTQICSELLALAARTNPTTSIIGIIDPANIASRKLLEKFGFKSYFIGIEDGLPTEKLILEKGV, via the coding sequence ATGGAGCCGATTCAACTTATTCCCTACACCTCAAATGATTTTGCCATCTTTTATTCTTTAGTTAAAGAGGACCGCGTAATGCAATATGTATCTGGTCAAGGGCTGACAGAAGAACAAGCACAAGAAAAATTTGCTTCTATTCTTGAAGTAAATGCACAAAGTCCAATGTTGGGTTACTTTAAAATATACGATGCCACTGGCGCGTATTTGGGAGATGGTAAAATGGAGTGGAACAAACGCAATCGCACGCAATTGGAAATTGGTTATATCCTTAAAGAGTCATATTGGGGCAAAGGGTATGGAACCCAAATTTGCTCTGAGCTTTTAGCCCTTGCAGCACGCACCAATCCAACTACTTCTATCATTGGAATCATCGATCCAGCGAATATAGCATCACGAAAACTGCTTGAAAAATTTGGATTTAAAAGCTATTTTATTGGTATTGAAGATGGATTACCTACAGAAAAATTGATTTTAGAAAAAGGAGTTTAA
- a CDS encoding lmo0937 family membrane protein, translating into MRDIFWIIVILLLLGWGVGYFAFGQVIGELIHILLVVALIMLVVRLVQGTKRNV; encoded by the coding sequence ATGAGAGATATTTTTTGGATCATTGTTATTCTTCTACTGCTAGGATGGGGAGTTGGTTATTTTGCCTTTGGGCAAGTAATTGGAGAACTGATACATATTTTGTTGGTAGTAGCCTTAATTATGTTAGTTGTACGCCTTGTTCAAGGAACGAAAAGGAACGTATAA